In Phragmites australis chromosome 17, lpPhrAust1.1, whole genome shotgun sequence, the following are encoded in one genomic region:
- the LOC133896905 gene encoding uncharacterized protein LOC133896905 codes for MAKEVHGPDFDPSEHDLDGEVVMRAGGGKKHGRFWIGDGRLDTATTPSLSQLRAQSTSSGPGIRPRPEPTRIAMNEIQAQLDEERRLRHELERSFEERMAAERSQWYAMMTPLYAACNGPNSTTDANPFSSTCSTGSTHSLSIRGIEYAWSWRFALWYSISLCWSINCFCCDQ; via the exons atggcaaaggaggtccacggcccagactttgatccgagcgagcatgatcttgatggggaagtggttatgagggcgggaggaggcaagaaacatggccggttctggattggcgacggcagactcgatacggccaccactccctctctctctcagcttagagctcagagcacgagctcaggtccgggtatacgccctcgcccagagcctacacggattgcgatgaacgaaatccag gcccagctggatgaagaaaggaggctccggcacgaattagagagatcgttcgaggagaggatggcggcagaacgatcccagtggtacgcgatgatgacgcccctttatgctgcctgcaatgggccaaactccaccaccgatgccaaccccttctcgtccacttgctccacaggctccacacactcct tatccatcagagggatcgaatacgcctggagctggaggttcgcactttggtactccaTCTCACTTTG CTGGTCCATCAATTGCTTCTGTTGTGATCAATGA